In Sporichthya polymorpha DSM 43042, a genomic segment contains:
- a CDS encoding mycofactocin-coupled SDR family oxidoreductase codes for MGKLDGKIALITGAARGQGRSHAVRFAEEGADIIATDLCDQIASVEYPMATEEDLAETVRLVESTGRKILATKVDVRDYDAMERAVTDGVNALGGLDIVVANAGIMPICGDGGRSVQAWRDAIDVMLTGVFNTTHLTVPILQAQGRGGSIVIISSTAGMRGLGVNPGSLGYGAAKSAVVNLTRSYAKSLGPDMIRVNSIHPTAVNTPMVVNEAFGTFVAENPQIAEALQNTMPVPMVEPLDITNAIMYLVSDEGRYVTGQQLAVDAGFLVR; via the coding sequence ATGGGCAAGCTCGACGGCAAGATTGCGCTAATCACGGGCGCGGCCCGTGGCCAGGGCCGTTCTCACGCGGTGCGGTTCGCCGAGGAAGGCGCCGACATCATCGCCACCGACCTGTGTGATCAAATCGCAAGCGTCGAGTACCCCATGGCGACGGAGGAGGACCTCGCCGAGACCGTACGGCTCGTCGAATCGACCGGACGCAAGATCCTGGCGACCAAGGTCGACGTCCGCGACTACGACGCCATGGAACGCGCCGTCACGGACGGGGTGAACGCTCTCGGGGGCCTTGACATCGTCGTGGCCAACGCGGGGATCATGCCCATCTGCGGCGACGGTGGGCGCTCGGTGCAGGCGTGGCGTGACGCCATCGACGTCATGCTCACCGGTGTCTTTAACACCACGCATCTGACCGTCCCGATCTTGCAGGCCCAGGGCCGCGGAGGCTCGATCGTGATCATCAGCTCGACCGCCGGAATGCGCGGTCTCGGTGTCAACCCTGGAAGCCTCGGCTACGGCGCAGCCAAGTCGGCGGTCGTCAATCTGACGCGCTCGTACGCCAAGTCCTTGGGGCCGGACATGATTCGCGTCAACTCCATCCACCCGACCGCGGTCAACACCCCCATGGTGGTCAACGAAGCCTTCGGCACCTTCGTCGCCGAGAACCCGCAGATCGCCGAGGCCTTGCAGAACACGATGCCGGTACCGATGGTCGAGCCCCTCGACATCACCAACGCGATCATGTATCTCGTCTCCGACGAGGGCCGTTACGTCACCGGTCAGCAGTTGGCGGTCGACGCGGGGTTCCTGGTCCGCTGA
- a CDS encoding CaiB/BaiF CoA transferase family protein: protein MDRDPAVIAAEEFHVGPLQGIKVVEVAAWAFVPSAGAVLADWGADVIKVEPSASGDPLRGLQMGGLLPPEAPKVNFMVELMNRGKRSIGVDLRSDEGREVLMRLVESADVFLTSMLPPARRQLGIDEPDIRLRNPGIVYARGTGWGARGPDAEKSGFDLASFTSRGGIAHAITPKGVLPAPPRPAFGDIMSGLTLAGGVAAALVQRERTGVGPLVDVSLFGTATWNLAPDLAAAKLYEGLDLVTFEPGEYPNPVTGTYGTSDGRFLSLVLLDSDRFWPELVNRMGRPELADDPEFASMGARYQNRIECCRRLAERFASESLEYWTAAFADFEGVWAPVANALEVADDPQTAANGYMQPVETAAGPFRTVSSPVQFDGAPPALGRAPDHGEHTDEVLLESGLDMERILELKISGAVL from the coding sequence ATGGACCGTGATCCCGCGGTCATCGCAGCTGAGGAGTTCCACGTGGGACCGTTGCAAGGAATCAAGGTCGTGGAGGTCGCGGCCTGGGCGTTCGTGCCCTCGGCCGGCGCCGTGCTCGCCGACTGGGGCGCCGACGTGATCAAGGTGGAGCCGTCCGCGTCCGGGGATCCGCTCCGTGGCCTGCAGATGGGTGGGTTGCTGCCTCCGGAGGCGCCGAAGGTCAACTTCATGGTGGAGTTGATGAACCGCGGTAAGCGGAGCATCGGCGTCGATCTGCGCAGCGACGAAGGCCGCGAGGTGCTCATGCGCCTCGTCGAATCGGCGGATGTCTTCCTCACCAGCATGCTGCCGCCCGCTCGCCGGCAACTGGGCATCGACGAGCCTGACATTCGGCTACGCAATCCGGGCATCGTCTACGCACGCGGAACCGGCTGGGGCGCGCGAGGACCGGACGCGGAAAAGAGCGGGTTCGATCTGGCGAGCTTCACCTCACGCGGCGGAATCGCGCACGCCATCACGCCGAAGGGAGTGTTGCCCGCGCCGCCGCGCCCCGCGTTCGGCGACATCATGTCCGGGCTGACCTTGGCAGGCGGAGTGGCCGCGGCGCTGGTCCAACGGGAACGGACCGGGGTCGGCCCGCTCGTGGACGTATCGCTGTTCGGCACGGCGACATGGAATCTGGCGCCCGACCTCGCCGCGGCCAAACTGTACGAAGGCCTCGATCTCGTGACCTTCGAGCCGGGCGAGTATCCGAACCCCGTCACGGGGACCTACGGGACGTCGGATGGGCGCTTCCTCAGCCTGGTACTCCTTGACTCAGATCGATTCTGGCCAGAGCTCGTGAACCGCATGGGCAGGCCCGAGCTGGCGGACGATCCCGAGTTCGCCAGCATGGGGGCTCGGTACCAGAACCGGATCGAGTGCTGCCGCCGGCTCGCCGAACGTTTTGCCAGCGAGAGCCTGGAGTACTGGACGGCGGCCTTCGCTGATTTCGAGGGGGTGTGGGCTCCGGTCGCCAACGCACTCGAGGTGGCGGACGATCCGCAGACCGCTGCCAACGGGTACATGCAGCCGGTCGAGACCGCGGCCGGTCCGTTCCGGACTGTCAGCAGCCCCGTGCAGTTCGACGGTGCTCCACCGGCGCTGGGCCGCGCGCCCGACCACGGCGAACACACCGATGAGGTCTTGCTGGAGTCCGGCTTGGACATGGAACGCATCTTGGAACTGAAAATCTCCGGGGCGGTCCTTTAA
- a CDS encoding acyl-CoA dehydrogenase family protein, which yields MGRSIFEPEHEQVRRTTREFLDREALPHLERWTEQGHVDREIFCRAGEIGLLGMDVPTEYGGAGMDDYRYNVVVSEECARGGSGVGLTLQNDLIAPYIKSLGTEGQKKRFLTGITSGELLGCIAMSEPGAGSDLAGIRTSARRDGDDWVLNGSKTFISGGILADFAIVVTRTDAEAGHKGFTLFLVEDGMPGFAKGKKLDKIGNRASDTAELFFDNVRVPDANRLGEIGGGFYALMRNLPQERLGIAIIGLIAAERALEITMQYAKERTAFGQPIGQFQVNRHALSEMHTKLTIARVYIDHAIMAVTRGELSAQEAAGAKWWMSELEWEVVDRCMQMFGGYGYINEYEIAAIWRNSRVQRVYGGTTEILKDLVGRGLGF from the coding sequence GTCGACCGGGAGATCTTCTGCCGTGCCGGCGAGATCGGCCTGCTCGGCATGGACGTCCCGACCGAATACGGCGGAGCCGGAATGGACGACTACCGGTACAACGTCGTTGTCTCGGAGGAATGCGCGCGCGGCGGAAGTGGGGTTGGCCTGACCCTGCAGAACGACCTCATCGCGCCGTACATCAAGTCCCTCGGCACCGAGGGGCAGAAGAAGCGCTTCCTCACCGGTATCACCTCCGGTGAACTTCTCGGATGTATCGCCATGTCCGAGCCCGGTGCCGGCTCCGACCTGGCCGGAATTCGGACGAGTGCCCGCCGCGACGGCGACGACTGGGTGCTCAACGGCAGCAAGACCTTCATCAGTGGTGGCATCCTGGCCGACTTCGCCATCGTGGTCACCCGGACCGATGCTGAGGCCGGCCACAAGGGCTTCACCCTGTTCCTGGTCGAGGACGGGATGCCCGGGTTCGCCAAGGGCAAGAAGCTGGACAAGATCGGCAACCGGGCCAGCGACACCGCGGAGCTCTTCTTCGACAACGTGCGGGTGCCGGATGCCAACCGTCTGGGCGAGATCGGTGGAGGTTTCTACGCCCTGATGCGTAATCTCCCTCAGGAGCGGCTCGGCATCGCCATTATCGGGCTCATTGCGGCCGAGCGGGCCCTGGAGATCACGATGCAGTACGCGAAGGAGCGCACCGCGTTCGGCCAGCCGATCGGCCAGTTCCAGGTCAATCGCCACGCCCTGTCCGAGATGCACACCAAGTTGACGATTGCCCGGGTGTACATCGATCACGCGATCATGGCGGTCACCCGCGGCGAACTGTCCGCCCAGGAGGCCGCCGGCGCGAAATGGTGGATGAGCGAGCTTGAGTGGGAGGTCGTGGATCGCTGCATGCAGATGTTCGGCGGTTACGGCTACATCAATGAGTACGAGATCGCCGCGATTTGGCGGAACTCCCGGGTGCAGCGCGTGTACGGCGGTACTACGGAGATCTTGAAGGACCTGGTGGGCCGGGGCCTCGGCTTCTGA
- a CDS encoding acyl-CoA thioesterase has product MMQQPRGLAKDVPDRAAADVRWKPERLDPSSYPDGVELPVFYNDLDTNAHINNVALGRYLEHGRFDAHRRHGINALVRPGNLLTARVAIDYLAEGHIGRSLSVRFRVSRIGRTSLVEEQGAWQGGVCIALAESVLVYVEDGRPAGISAELRAACESLMRT; this is encoded by the coding sequence ATGATGCAACAGCCGCGCGGATTGGCGAAAGATGTCCCGGACCGCGCCGCCGCAGACGTGCGCTGGAAGCCGGAGCGACTCGATCCGTCCAGCTATCCGGACGGCGTCGAGCTCCCGGTGTTTTACAACGACCTGGACACGAACGCCCACATCAACAACGTGGCACTTGGCCGCTACCTCGAGCATGGGCGATTCGACGCGCATCGTCGCCACGGGATCAACGCGCTCGTTCGCCCGGGTAATCTCCTGACGGCCAGAGTGGCGATTGACTACCTTGCCGAAGGACATATTGGCCGGTCTCTGTCGGTTCGGTTCCGGGTGTCGAGGATCGGGCGGACATCCTTGGTGGAGGAGCAGGGCGCTTGGCAGGGCGGAGTCTGCATAGCGTTGGCGGAGTCCGTGCTTGTTTATGTCGAGGACGGACGTCCCGCCGGCATTTCGGCAGAGCTACGCGCCGCATGCGAATCCCTGATGAGGACATGA